In Xanthomonas sacchari, a genomic segment contains:
- a CDS encoding aspartate aminotransferase family protein, with amino-acid sequence MDRIDTRALQDLDAAHHLHPFNDNGALAQKGTRILTRGDGAYVWDADGNQLLDAFAGLWCVNVGYGRKELGQAAARQMEQLAYYNSFFQCTTEPTIRLAAKLAELTPGDLDHAFFTNSGSEANDTILRLVRHFWAVQDQPQKTIFIGRHDGYHGTTMAGASLGGMKGMHRQGGLPIPDIHHIDPPYPFGDGADLDPEEYGLLAARRLEDKILELGPERVAAFIGEPIMGAIGVYIPPRSYWPEIERICRRYDVLLVADEVICGFGRTGEWFGAQHFGFQPDVMTLAKGITSGYIPLGAAMFGKRVATVLKEQGGELAHGGTYSGHPVCAAVALENLRLLQDEGIVARARSEIAPYLAQRWTELGEHRLVGEARIVGMIGALELVPDKPRRHYFPERGKVGALCRDNALRRGLILRATNDAMLLSPPLILSRAQVDELFDKAWLALEDTAQALGK; translated from the coding sequence ATGGACCGGATCGACACACGCGCCCTGCAGGACCTGGATGCCGCGCACCACCTGCACCCGTTCAACGACAACGGCGCCCTGGCGCAGAAAGGCACCCGCATCCTCACCCGTGGCGACGGCGCCTACGTCTGGGACGCCGACGGCAACCAGTTGCTCGACGCCTTCGCCGGCCTGTGGTGCGTCAACGTCGGCTACGGGCGCAAGGAACTCGGCCAGGCCGCTGCGCGGCAGATGGAACAGCTCGCGTACTACAACAGCTTCTTCCAGTGCACCACCGAACCCACCATCCGCCTGGCCGCCAAGCTCGCCGAACTGACGCCCGGCGACCTCGACCATGCGTTCTTCACCAACTCCGGCTCCGAGGCCAATGACACCATCCTGCGCCTGGTGCGGCACTTCTGGGCGGTGCAGGACCAGCCGCAGAAGACCATCTTCATCGGCCGCCACGACGGCTACCACGGCACCACCATGGCCGGCGCCAGCCTCGGCGGGATGAAGGGCATGCACCGCCAGGGCGGCTTGCCGATCCCGGACATCCACCACATCGATCCGCCATACCCGTTCGGCGACGGCGCCGACCTGGACCCCGAGGAATACGGCCTGCTGGCCGCGCGGCGGCTGGAGGACAAGATCCTGGAGCTGGGGCCGGAGCGGGTGGCCGCGTTCATCGGCGAACCGATCATGGGCGCGATCGGCGTGTACATCCCGCCGCGCAGCTACTGGCCGGAGATCGAACGCATCTGCCGCCGCTACGACGTGCTGTTGGTCGCCGACGAGGTGATCTGCGGCTTCGGCCGCACCGGCGAATGGTTCGGGGCGCAGCATTTCGGCTTCCAGCCGGACGTGATGACCCTCGCCAAGGGCATCACCTCCGGCTACATCCCGCTCGGCGCGGCGATGTTCGGCAAGCGCGTGGCCACCGTGCTGAAGGAGCAGGGCGGCGAGCTCGCCCACGGCGGCACCTATTCCGGCCACCCGGTGTGCGCGGCGGTGGCGCTGGAAAACCTGCGCCTGCTGCAGGACGAGGGCATCGTCGCACGCGCGCGCAGCGAGATCGCGCCCTACCTGGCGCAGCGCTGGACCGAGCTGGGCGAGCACCGGCTGGTCGGCGAGGCGCGCATCGTCGGCATGATCGGCGCGCTCGAGTTGGTGCCGGACAAGCCGCGCCGGCACTACTTCCCCGAGCGCGGCAAGGTCGGCGCGCTGTGCCGCGACAACGCGCTGCGCCGCGGCCTGATCCTGCGCGCCACCAATGACGCGATGCTGCTGTCGCCGCCGCTGATCCTCAGCCGCGCCCAGGTCGACGAACTGTTCGACAAGGCCTGGTTGGCGCTGGAGGACACGGCGCAGGCGCTGGGCAAATAG
- a CDS encoding polyamine ABC transporter substrate-binding protein — protein sequence MTLRLLTLSLATVLLAGCGGSGSDAGKSGQEEAKVLNVYNYSDYIAENTIPEFEKQTGIKVTYDVFDSDEMVETKLLAGGSGYDVVVPTLNFFGRQIQAGVFLPLDKSKIPNLANLDPQIMQRIAQQDPGNKYGVPYMVGTTGIGYNVDKVKAAFGSTDIANSWDLVFKPENLAKLKDCGVTLLDTPSDLIPIALHYLGEDPHSTDPAKIEQAAALIKRIRPYVQNFHSSQYVTSLANGSTCLAVGWSGDIIQARDRAEEAKNGVHVAYSIPKEGAPQWFDMLAIPKDAKHPENAYAFINYLLTPKVAAANTDFIHYANPVPKATPLVDAAIRNDPTIYPPPEVAAKMFTYSINPPEVDKLYTRLWTEIKTGR from the coding sequence ATGACCCTGCGACTGCTCACCCTATCCCTGGCCACGGTGCTGCTCGCCGGTTGCGGCGGCTCCGGCAGCGACGCAGGCAAGTCGGGGCAGGAAGAGGCGAAGGTCCTCAATGTGTACAACTATTCGGACTACATCGCCGAGAACACGATTCCCGAGTTCGAGAAGCAGACCGGCATCAAGGTCACCTATGACGTGTTCGACAGCGACGAGATGGTGGAGACCAAGCTGCTGGCCGGTGGCAGCGGCTACGACGTGGTGGTGCCGACGCTGAACTTCTTCGGCCGGCAGATCCAGGCCGGTGTGTTCCTGCCGCTGGACAAGAGCAAGATCCCCAACCTGGCCAATCTCGATCCGCAGATCATGCAGCGCATCGCCCAGCAGGATCCGGGCAACAAGTACGGCGTGCCGTACATGGTCGGCACCACCGGCATCGGCTACAACGTGGACAAGGTCAAGGCCGCGTTCGGCAGCACCGACATCGCCAACAGCTGGGACCTGGTGTTCAAGCCGGAGAACCTGGCCAAGCTCAAGGACTGCGGCGTGACCCTGCTGGATACGCCGTCGGACCTGATCCCGATCGCGCTGCACTACCTGGGCGAGGATCCGCACAGCACCGATCCGGCCAAGATCGAGCAGGCCGCGGCGCTGATCAAGCGCATCCGCCCGTACGTGCAGAACTTCCACTCCTCGCAGTACGTGACCTCGCTGGCCAACGGCAGCACCTGCCTGGCGGTGGGCTGGTCGGGCGACATCATCCAGGCGCGCGACCGCGCCGAGGAAGCCAAGAACGGCGTGCACGTGGCCTATTCGATTCCCAAGGAGGGCGCGCCGCAGTGGTTCGACATGCTGGCCATCCCCAAGGACGCCAAGCATCCGGAGAACGCCTATGCGTTCATCAACTACCTGCTGACGCCGAAGGTGGCCGCGGCCAATACCGACTTCATCCACTACGCCAACCCGGTGCCGAAGGCGACCCCGCTGGTGGACGCGGCGATCCGCAACGACCCCACCATCTATCCGCCGCCGGAAGTGGCCGCGAAGATGTTCACCTATTCGATCAACCCGCCCGAAGTGGACAAGCTGTACACCCGCCTGTGGACGGAGATCAAGACCGGCCGTTGA
- a CDS encoding DHA2 family efflux MFS transporter permease subunit, which produces MSEAAAAAGAHAPRKADTGAWLAVAAGTIGSFMATLDISIVNAALPTIQGEVGASGTEGTWISTSYLVAEIVMIPLTGWFVRTLGLRNFLLICALLFTFFSVVCGLSNSLTMMILGRVGQGFAGGALIPTALTIVATRLPPAQQTLGTALFGMTVILGPVIGPLLGGWLTENVSWHYAFFLNVPVCAGLVALLLLGLPHERMYLRGLLDADWLGIFGLTAGLGALTVVLEEGQRERWFESTEIVLLSVVSLVGFVALVASQFVSRQPVIRLSILLQRSFGAVFVMVMAVGMILFGVMYMIPQFLAVISGYNTEQSGYVVLLSGIPTVLLMPMMPKLLTTVDVRVLVLGGLTCFASACFVNIHLTTESVGMHFVAGQLLQGCGLALALMSLNQAAISSVPPDLAGDASGLFNAARNMGGSIGLALISTFQERRMVFHTQMLGSGTTANSPLAQDYLHGIAAQLQSASGAGAAMQSLAQLARLVQQQALVMTYNDLFWIFGVIVVCTIPLAFLLKPLPKGGAPLAMH; this is translated from the coding sequence GTGAGCGAAGCGGCCGCGGCGGCGGGCGCGCATGCGCCGCGCAAGGCCGACACCGGCGCCTGGCTGGCGGTGGCTGCCGGCACCATCGGCTCGTTCATGGCGACGCTGGACATCTCCATCGTCAACGCCGCGCTGCCGACCATCCAGGGCGAGGTCGGCGCCAGCGGCACCGAGGGCACCTGGATCTCGACCTCCTACCTGGTCGCCGAGATCGTGATGATCCCGCTGACCGGCTGGTTCGTGCGCACCCTGGGGCTGCGCAATTTCCTGCTGATCTGCGCGCTGCTGTTCACCTTCTTCTCGGTGGTGTGCGGGCTGTCCAACAGCCTGACCATGATGATCCTTGGCCGCGTCGGCCAGGGCTTCGCCGGCGGCGCGCTGATCCCGACCGCGTTGACCATCGTCGCCACGCGCCTGCCGCCGGCGCAGCAGACCCTGGGCACGGCGCTGTTCGGCATGACCGTGATCCTGGGGCCGGTGATCGGGCCGCTGCTGGGCGGCTGGCTGACCGAGAACGTGAGCTGGCACTACGCGTTCTTCCTCAACGTGCCGGTCTGCGCCGGCCTGGTGGCGCTGCTGCTGCTCGGGCTGCCGCACGAGCGCATGTACCTGCGCGGGCTGCTCGACGCCGACTGGCTCGGCATCTTCGGCCTGACCGCGGGACTGGGCGCGCTGACCGTGGTGCTGGAGGAGGGCCAGCGCGAGCGCTGGTTCGAGTCCACCGAGATCGTGCTGCTGAGCGTGGTCTCGCTGGTCGGCTTCGTCGCCCTGGTCGCCTCGCAGTTCGTCAGCCGGCAACCGGTGATCCGCCTGTCGATCCTGCTGCAGCGCAGCTTCGGCGCGGTGTTCGTGATGGTGATGGCGGTGGGCATGATCCTGTTCGGGGTCATGTACATGATTCCGCAGTTCCTGGCGGTGATCTCCGGCTACAACACCGAGCAGTCCGGCTACGTGGTGCTGCTGTCGGGCATTCCCACGGTGCTGCTGATGCCGATGATGCCCAAGCTGCTGACCACGGTGGACGTGCGCGTGCTGGTGCTCGGCGGGCTGACCTGCTTCGCCAGCGCCTGCTTCGTCAACATCCACCTGACCACCGAGTCGGTGGGCATGCATTTCGTCGCCGGGCAGCTGCTGCAGGGCTGCGGGCTGGCACTGGCGCTGATGTCGCTGAACCAGGCGGCGATCTCCTCGGTGCCGCCGGACCTGGCCGGCGACGCCTCGGGCCTGTTCAACGCCGCGCGCAACATGGGCGGCTCGATCGGCCTGGCGCTGATCTCCACTTTCCAGGAGCGGCGCATGGTGTTCCACACGCAGATGCTCGGCAGCGGCACCACCGCCAATTCGCCGCTGGCGCAGGACTACCTGCACGGCATCGCCGCACAGCTGCAGTCGGCGTCCGGCGCCGGCGCGGCGATGCAATCGCTGGCGCAACTGGCGCGGCTAGTGCAGCAGCAGGCGCTGGTGATGACCTACAACGATCTGTTCTGGATCTTCGGGGTGATCGTGGTGTGCACGATCCCGCTGGCGTTCCTGCTCAAGCCGCTGCCCAAGGGCGGCGCTCCGCTCGCGATGCATTGA
- a CDS encoding HlyD family secretion protein, which yields MSNHDPDSSQAPRQGAAHDPQADQGQAGKRRDDAGGAAAGKSDTPSPLKNPKVKWTLLLIGLLVAIGLVVWLIYYLTTGRYLQETNNAYLQADTVAVAPRVNGYVTAVYVRDNQAVAAGQPLLEIDPRTYRATLEQAQAAIAVRQADIAAAEAGLQAQRASLLQARTQVTAAAASLRFAQGEARRFGPLAASGADTHEHYESIVHDRDRAQAQFDAAKAQVAAAESQVQGTAAKLDQARAGLAQAQADAAQAQVAVEDTRLTARIAGRIGDKTVQVGQFVAAGTRLMSVVPVDALYLSANFKETQVGLMRPGQPARIEVDALSGVELDGVVESIAPGTGSQFALLPPENATGNFTKVVQRVPVRIRIKAGAEARKVLVPGMSVTVTVDTRSAKDAKERVEEEDVQGQDAVAPRGRNP from the coding sequence TTGAGCAACCACGACCCAGACTCCTCGCAGGCGCCGCGGCAGGGCGCCGCGCACGACCCCCAGGCCGACCAGGGCCAGGCCGGCAAGCGCCGGGACGACGCGGGCGGCGCCGCCGCCGGCAAGTCCGACACCCCGTCCCCGCTGAAGAACCCCAAGGTCAAATGGACCCTGCTGCTGATCGGGCTGCTGGTGGCGATCGGCCTGGTGGTGTGGCTGATCTACTACCTCACCACCGGCCGCTACCTGCAGGAGACCAACAACGCCTACCTGCAGGCCGACACGGTCGCGGTGGCGCCACGGGTCAATGGCTACGTGACCGCGGTGTACGTGCGCGACAACCAGGCCGTCGCCGCCGGGCAGCCGCTGCTGGAGATCGACCCGCGCACCTACCGCGCCACCCTGGAGCAGGCGCAGGCCGCGATCGCGGTGCGCCAGGCCGACATCGCCGCCGCCGAGGCCGGGTTGCAGGCGCAGCGCGCCAGCCTGCTGCAGGCGCGCACCCAGGTCACCGCCGCCGCCGCCAGCCTGCGCTTCGCGCAGGGCGAGGCCAGGCGCTTCGGGCCGCTGGCCGCCTCCGGCGCCGACACCCACGAACACTACGAAAGCATCGTCCACGATCGCGACCGCGCGCAGGCGCAGTTCGACGCGGCCAAGGCCCAGGTCGCCGCCGCCGAGAGCCAGGTGCAGGGCACCGCGGCCAAGCTCGACCAGGCGCGCGCCGGCCTGGCGCAGGCGCAGGCCGATGCCGCGCAGGCGCAGGTCGCCGTGGAGGACACCCGCCTGACCGCGCGCATCGCCGGCCGCATCGGCGACAAGACCGTGCAGGTCGGCCAGTTCGTCGCCGCCGGCACCCGGCTGATGAGCGTGGTGCCGGTGGACGCGCTGTACCTGAGCGCCAACTTCAAGGAAACCCAGGTCGGGCTGATGCGGCCGGGGCAGCCGGCGCGGATCGAGGTCGATGCGTTGTCCGGGGTGGAACTGGACGGCGTGGTCGAGAGCATCGCCCCCGGCACCGGTTCGCAGTTCGCGCTGCTGCCGCCGGAGAACGCCACCGGCAACTTCACCAAGGTGGTGCAGCGGGTGCCGGTGCGGATCCGGATCAAGGCCGGCGCCGAGGCGCGCAAGGTGCTGGTGCCGGGCATGTCGGTGACGGTGACCGTCGATACGCGCAGCGCCAAGGACGCCAAGGAACGCGTGGAGGAAGAGGACGTGCAGGGCCAGGATGCGGTCGCCCCGCGTGGGCGCAACCCGTGA
- a CDS encoding IS110 family transposase: MRRYVGIDVSKAELVIHVLPDEQAWTQPNTPQGQRVLAQRLVELGCERIVLEASGGYEHAVLRVLREAALPAVRMAADRPRKLAQALGLQAKTDALDARLLAIAAQHIPTTPTTVVPEHQQSLRELLDLRATLVGQRDAHRRRLEHITSAKVQHRCREVIALLNQHIQTLTQEIEQQGKTCSSLPKVPGLGTILRAVLAARLPELGTLPPRKLAALVGLAPFNHDSGCWKGQRRIKGGRADVRGVLYMATWASIRAKSPLANTYARLRAAGKPAKVAIVACMHKFLRWLNAIARDQAPYAPPVIAGA; this comes from the coding sequence ATGCGGCGCTATGTCGGGATCGATGTATCCAAGGCCGAACTGGTCATTCATGTCCTGCCGGACGAGCAGGCCTGGACCCAACCCAATACGCCACAGGGGCAGCGTGTGCTGGCCCAACGCCTGGTGGAGCTGGGCTGCGAGCGGATCGTGCTGGAAGCCAGTGGCGGCTACGAACATGCCGTGCTGCGGGTGCTCCGAGAGGCGGCCCTGCCTGCAGTGCGGATGGCCGCCGATCGTCCGCGCAAGCTAGCCCAAGCCTTGGGCCTGCAGGCCAAGACCGACGCCCTGGACGCGCGCCTGCTGGCCATCGCCGCCCAGCACATCCCGACCACGCCCACGACCGTGGTGCCCGAGCACCAGCAGTCTCTTCGCGAACTGTTGGACCTGCGTGCCACCCTGGTGGGCCAGCGCGATGCCCATCGGCGGCGCCTGGAACACATCACCAGCGCCAAGGTGCAACACCGCTGCCGAGAGGTGATCGCCCTGCTGAACCAGCATATCCAGACATTGACGCAGGAGATCGAGCAGCAGGGCAAGACCTGCTCGAGCTTGCCCAAGGTACCTGGGCTCGGCACGATCCTGCGCGCGGTCCTGGCCGCGCGGTTGCCAGAGCTGGGCACGCTGCCGCCACGCAAGCTCGCCGCCCTGGTCGGGCTGGCCCCGTTCAATCACGACAGCGGCTGCTGGAAAGGCCAACGTCGCATCAAAGGCGGCCGTGCCGACGTGCGAGGCGTGCTGTACATGGCCACCTGGGCCAGCATCCGCGCCAAATCCCCCTTGGCCAACACCTACGCGCGCTTGCGCGCGGCCGGCAAGCCGGCCAAGGTCGCCATCGTCGCCTGCATGCACAAGTTCCTGCGCTGGCTCAATGCCATCGCGCGCGATCAGGCACCGTACGCTCCTCCGGTTATCGCTGGGGCATGA